In Rhodothermales bacterium, the genomic window AGCATCTTCAACGTGCTCACGGGCGACGAATCGGTGGTCACGGTCCCGAATCCGTAGCGCCCTTCTCTTCCGTCGCAAATTTTTTTGCTTTGCGTGAGCGATGCCGGTGCCGTTTTACGCATTGCCTATTGCACCCCTTTAACCAGCCTGCATGTCGCGTTTCGTTTCTCCTTTCGCGCTCCTGTTCCTGAGCCTCATCGCGCTCGGCCTGGGCGGCTGCGCGAACTATCTCGCCCCGTTCGAAACCCAGCCCGTGCGGCCTAGCGTCCAGAGCCCGCAGAACGACGAGTTGCGTGCGCTCCCGCGCCCGGCCGACAAAGTCGTCGTGGCCGTCTACCGGTTCCGCGATCAGACGGGGCAGTACAAACCGACGAATGGCGGCTCGTCGTTCTCGACGGCGGTGACGCAGGGCGCGACATCGATCCTCATCCGCTCCCTCGAAGAGTCGGGCTGGTTCATCCCGATTGAGCGCGAGGGCCTCTCGAACCTGCTCAACGAGCGGCAGATCATCCAGACCACGCGCATCCAGAACAGCGCCGCCGACGCGCCGCCTCCTGCCCTCCCGCCGCTCCTCTTCGCCGGCGTGCTGATCGAGGGCGGCATCATCGGCTACGACACGAACGTGATGACGGGCGGCCTCGGCGCGCGCTACCTCGGGATGGGCGCCTCGGGCAAGTTCCGGCAGGACCAGGTGACGGTCTACCTCCGCGCCGTTTCGACGCAGACCGGCCGCGTGCTCAAGACCGTCCACACGACGAAGACGATCCTCTCGCAGCAGCTCGACGGGAGCCTCTTCCGCTTCGTCGATACGAACAAGATTCTAGAGACCGAGGCCGGCTACACCTTCAACGAGCCGAGCGTCGTCGCCGTCACGTCGGCCATCGAAGAGGCGGTGATCGGGCTCGTGATCGAGGGCGTGCGGGACAACCTGTGGACGCTCGTCGATCCGGCTCAATTGACCGAGCAGGAGTTCCGAGCCTACGACGAGCGGGTGAACAACGCTTTCCGCGCCTACGACGCACGGGTGGCCGACAGCGGTCGGCGCGATGCGTTCGGCCGCTCGCTCACGTCATCGAACGGTCGAATCGCGGTGGGTGTGTCGGGCGGGGCGCAGCGCGCCAACAGCGACTTTGCCGACCCGCTCGTGCGACCCGCTGCCGGGCTCGACGTACGCTATGCTCTAACCCCACGTTTCAGCCTCGGCGCGAGTGTATCGGGAGGGGGCGTGGCCGCCGATCGAGCGTTCAGCCGGCTGGGTGCTGGGGCCGAGGCGGCGGCTCGCTACACCGTACTTCCTAACAGTTTTTTAACGCCGTTCCTGACGGTCGGCGCAGGCGCGCTTTTCCTGTTCGACTCCGACGTGGACGTGGACCGATCCGTCCTCCCAACCGTGAGCGCGAGCGGCGGGTTCGAGCTAGCGGTCGCGCCCGACGTGGGACTCACGATCGCCCTAAACCAGTCCTATGCGCTCATTGACGCCATCGACGACATTGAGCGCGGGACCGTCAACGACAACGTGTGGAGCCTCCGCACAGGGGCCACATTCTACTTTCGCTAACAGATTCACGAGGCGCACTCTCGACTGCGCCAAAACTCAGCTTCGGATGCGCCAAAAGCTACAGCCATGTAACCGCTTCCACGAGTAAATTATCGGCGAGTGCTCGCGGTACGATCTGCGATACTCACCGAACACAAAACGGCACCGAAGGGACCGTCTCGTTTGCAGACGAGACATGAGGAACCCCCCGGCGCCGCGGGTACCTCCGGGTAGGGAGGCACTGACAGCATATCCTACCCTTCTGGTACCTCTCTGGGTTCCTCACCCCATCTCCGCCGAGCGGCGGGCATGGATCTATAACCCAACCTTTCACTAACCTCTTAGAGGTACCACACATGAAGAAGCTCCTTCTTCTCGCAGCCTTCGGGCTGTTCGCGAGCCCCGCGTTCGCGCAAACCAACATCAGCAGTGACGTTGACCAAAGCGGTCCTTCCGATAACCAAGCTCAGGTTGACCAGGCTGGTACGAACCT contains:
- a CDS encoding CsgG/HfaB family protein, with protein sequence MSRFVSPFALLFLSLIALGLGGCANYLAPFETQPVRPSVQSPQNDELRALPRPADKVVVAVYRFRDQTGQYKPTNGGSSFSTAVTQGATSILIRSLEESGWFIPIEREGLSNLLNERQIIQTTRIQNSAADAPPPALPPLLFAGVLIEGGIIGYDTNVMTGGLGARYLGMGASGKFRQDQVTVYLRAVSTQTGRVLKTVHTTKTILSQQLDGSLFRFVDTNKILETEAGYTFNEPSVVAVTSAIEEAVIGLVIEGVRDNLWTLVDPAQLTEQEFRAYDERVNNAFRAYDARVADSGRRDAFGRSLTSSNGRIAVGVSGGAQRANSDFADPLVRPAAGLDVRYALTPRFSLGASVSGGGVAADRAFSRLGAGAEAAARYTVLPNSFLTPFLTVGAGALFLFDSDVDVDRSVLPTVSASGGFELAVAPDVGLTIALNQSYALIDAIDDIERGTVNDNVWSLRTGATFYFR